GCGCATCTCGATTTTAATCTTACACTGGCCAGAAAGTCCACCGACGAGAACCCGGTATATTATGTCCAGTACGCTCACGCGAGGATATGCAGCGTGATTTCATTCGCTGCCGATGAAGGTGTGAAGTTCCCTGAAGACCTTGATTGCGTCGATAAACTGGGAGAACCCGAAGAGATCGGCCTGATAAGGAATCTGGTAGTCTTTCCCCAGTTGATCGAAGGGGCAGCAGAGGCATGTGAGCCGCACAGGCTTACTACTTACGCGCAGGAGCTGGCGGCGTCCTTTCATCGGTTCTACCATATCTGCAGAATAGTCTCGAACGATACGCGGCTCAGCCAGGCCAGGCTTCTTCTTGCCGCAGCCACACGGATCGTACTCGCGGAGACCTTGAATCTGCTTGGCGTATCGGCCCCGGAGAGGATGTAGATGTCCTCAGGGGCGCTAAAGACAAAATCCCGATTATGAGGAGGAGACTGATGAGCATAGTAATCGTAGGTTCGGTCGCGTTTGATACTATCGAGACACCGCAGGAAAGAGTGGAAAGGGCGATAGGTGGTTCCGCCACATATTCCTCTATGATAGCGTCGATGTTCTGTCCCGTGAAGCTTGTCGGTGTGGTCGGTGAGGATTTCAGGGCGGAACATCGAGCCGTTCTTGAGGCGAAGGGTATAGACCTGGAGGGCCTCGAGACAGTAGAGGGAGGGAAGACCTTCTTCTGGGAGGGACGTTACGGGGCCGACCCGAACGAGCGGGATACCCTGGTCACAGAACTCAATGTTTTCGAGACGTTCAAGCCGATCCTGCCGGAATCATGGCGAGGGAGCGGTTTTCTCTTTCTGGGAAACATCGATCCGGATCTTCAGATCGATGTACTCGATCAGATGGATGAGGGTACCGTGTCGGGATGCGATACGATGAATTTCTGGATCGAGGGCAAACCTGAGAGCCTCAAAAAACTTCTTTCAAAAGTCGATATACTGTTCGTGAATGACGGGGAAGCGCGTCAGCTCAGCGGTGAGAACAATCTTCTCCATGCGGGAAAGGCCATCCTGGATATGGGTCCTTCGGTCGTCGTCATCAAAAAGGGCGAGCATGGAGCGATGCTCATGACTGAGGACATGAAGTTTATCACTCCCGCGTTCCCACTTGAGTCAGTCTCCGACCCGACCGGGGCGGGAGACACATTTGCGGGCGGGTTCATGGCCTGCCTGGCGGCCGCAGGAAAGGTCGACAGCAAGAGCTTGAAGCGCGCCATGGTATATGGCACCGTATCGGCAAGTTTCACCTGCGAGCAGTTCTCAGTGGAGAGGCTGAAAGCCCTCTCGCACGGCGATATCAGGAAACGTTTCAACGAGCTGATGGCGATGGTCAGAGTCGATGACGAGGTCCTGGATTGATTTTTTTCTTTAAAGCAGCGTTAATCCACCTCCCCATATTGAGTTTCTCGTCAATACGTGCTATAATGGGTGTAGATGTGTGAATGATGGGAAAAAGGAGAGATTGATTGTTGGAGGAATTCCCCGAGCGGGATGTTATAGATAAGGCGGAGACCCTTATTCTCCAGATTCGGGATGTCCAGTCCTGCCGGATCGCTACTGACGATTCGGGACGGATCAGCGAGATTCATGTGGTAGCCGCTACAGACAGGCAACCGAAGATGATTGCCCGCGATGTCGATGCCTGCCTCAAGGCGCAGCTCGGACTGGCCGTTGATTACAGGAAGATCGGTGTCGTGCTCATTGATGCTCCTTCCGAGGAAGAGCCCGAGGAACTCGAAGAGGTGGGCGACGATGATATCGAGGTTCGGGAGGAACTCGACGATGATGATATTGAGATCCAGCAGGAACTGGACAATGTGATCAAACGGCGGTTCACGGAAAGAGCGAATATTGGAGATACTACAGTGCAGAGACAACATTCAAACGACGATCCGGTAAACACTGATCCGGTCAACGACGATCCCGTCAGACTTGAGTTTCTCGAAGATGATAACAGGGCACGTTTCCGTGGACTCAGCCTCAATATAAACGAGAGCAGTATCAGTGTCGAAGTGAAGCTCGAAAGAAATGGTATAGAGGTCGCCGGGTGTCTCGAAGCTGTCAGAAAGTCCGGGCCGATCTATGAGACGATTGCGGGTGCCACCATCCATGCCCTGACAGAATTGATAGAGGAAGATTTCCAGATATGCCTTGCGGGGATCGATGAGGTCGAACTGGCAGGGAAGAACGCGATGGTCGCCGCTGTGGATATAGTCGACGGCAGGTCAGTGCGAAGCTACGCGGGCAGCACATTCGTCGGGCGCGATCCGAACGAGGCGACGGTTCTGGCCGTTCTCGACGCGATCAACAGGCCATTCGGCAGATGGAAATCGATCAGGGAGATCCATTACAGGATCAGTTGACACCACCTTCCGCTACGGAATAATGCAAACCATACACATTATATGTTCCAATTTAATCCGGGTTGTGGTAATTTCTGCAACAGCAAGAGGTTGGCACAGATGCTGCAGCTGAAGGGCGGGGGTGGCCCGTGTGGCTGCAAACACGTTAGAGGTTCTCGCGTAACCAGGTGTCAGGCAGGCAGTTAAATGGATAGTAAAGAATCGGGTATTGGCTTTAAATTATTTTATACTGCCTTTATCATCGCTGGTTTTGCCTTTCTTGCTTATTTTGTCAGGGAGTTACCCACAGATCGCTGGCGGGATATTCTTCTTTTTCTGATTCTCATAATAATAGCTGATTCGGTCCAGATATCACTGCCAAAGGGTGGAGCTTCGATATATGCATCGTCTCCGATCGACCTTGCGGGAATAGTTCTTTTTGGGCCAGCCGTGATGGCTGTTATCGAAGCGGTGGCGAC
The window above is part of the Candidatus Latescibacterota bacterium genome. Proteins encoded here:
- a CDS encoding bifunctional hydroxymethylpyrimidine kinase/phosphomethylpyrimidine kinase, with the protein product MSIVIVGSVAFDTIETPQERVERAIGGSATYSSMIASMFCPVKLVGVVGEDFRAEHRAVLEAKGIDLEGLETVEGGKTFFWEGRYGADPNERDTLVTELNVFETFKPILPESWRGSGFLFLGNIDPDLQIDVLDQMDEGTVSGCDTMNFWIEGKPESLKKLLSKVDILFVNDGEARQLSGENNLLHAGKAILDMGPSVVVIKKGEHGAMLMTEDMKFITPAFPLESVSDPTGAGDTFAGGFMACLAAAGKVDSKSLKRAMVYGTVSASFTCEQFSVERLKALSHGDIRKRFNELMAMVRVDDEVLD